Part of the Phycisphaerales bacterium genome, GCTTCGTCGCGCCGTGCTCGCCCCGGCACTCGCCTCAACTCTTCTCTTGGTATCCGGGTGCGTGACGCCGTGGGACCGTGCGCCGCAGAGCGACGCGCTGCTCGGGCCCGATGGCCGCCTGAAGCACATCAAGCCGCTGGACCTCCGCCGCGTCGCCGTGTCGAGCGAGTTGGAGGCCAACCCCGAGCCCGCGCCCGAGCTCCCGCGTGCGGTCGTGATCGATGCCGGCGCCGGCGTGGTGCCACTGACGATCGAGGCAGCTCGGGCCGCCGCGATCGAGAACAACCTGGACGTCCGCGTCTCGCTCATCTCCCCGGCCATCGCGGCCGAGCAGGTCTCCGAAGAAGAGGCCGCCTTCGAGGCCACCTTCCGCGTGACGGGCGTGGCCCAGCAGACCGACACGCCCACCTTCAGCACGCTGCAGGACGCTCAGCAGGAGTTCCAATCGCTCAATCCCGCGCTGGTGATCCCCACGAGGCTGGGCGGAGACTTCACGATCTCGACGCCCTTCTCACGCAACCAGACCAACAACCCCTTCGCGACGGTCGATCCCGCGTTCACGCAAGACCTCGAGTTCAGCATCAGCCAGCCGTTGCTCCGCGGGGCCGGGCGTCGCGCGACGACGGCGGCGCTCCGCATCGCCGCGCTCGACCGCGACCTTGCCGCCGCGCGCACGAAGCTCGAGGTCATCGCGCAACTCGCCGCCGTCGACCGGGCGTACTGGCAGCTCTACTCGGCCCGGCAGGAGATCGAGGTCCGCGTCCAGCAGCGAGACCTCGCGATCGCCCAGCTCGAGCGGGCCGAGCGGCAGCTCGAGGCCCAGCGCATCGCCGAGATCGAGGTGTTGCGCGCCCAGAGCGGCGTGGCCGACCGGGCCGAGGCGATCATCGTGGCCGAGAACCAGGCCGCCGTGCGACAGCGGGAGCTCAAGCGCCTCCTCAACCTGCCCGAGCTGCCCGTGCAGAGCGAGACGATGATCGACCTGGCCAGCGTGCCCGACCCGGCGCTCTACGAGGCCAACACCACCACGCTCATCGACGGCGCCCTGGCCTCGCGCATGGAGCTGCTCGAGGTCGAGCTCCAGCTCGCGCAAGACCTCGTCCGCATCGAATTGGGCGAGAACCAGGCCCTCCCGCAGCTCGATCTCAACGCGCTCTACCGCATCAACGGCTTGGGCGGCAACCACGGCGGGGCGACCGAGGTGCTGGTCGAGAACGAGTTTGAGGACTGGCGCATCGCGCTCACCGCCGCGATCCCCATCGGCAACGAAGCCGCGCTCTCACGCCTCCGCGGGCTCGTACTCAGCCGGCTGCAGCGCATCTCGACCAGGCAGTCGCGCGAGCAGACCATCCGCCAGGATGTGCTCGACGCGCTCGACGACATGGCCACGAGCTGGCAGCGCGTCATCGCCGCACGCGAGCGCGTTCGCCTGGCGACCCGCACCCTGCGGGCCGAGGAGCGGCAGTTTGGCGTCGGCCGCACGACCAGCACCGACGTGCTCGACGCGAGCACGCGCCTGGCCGACGCCCAGCTCAGCGAGCTCTCGGCCATCGTCGATTACCAGATCTCGCAGGTCAACCTTGCGGTCGCAACCGGCACGCTCCTGGGCCAGGCCCGCGTCGATCTCGAGTTCGCGCCGCGGCCGGAGCTCGGCGGCTT contains:
- a CDS encoding TolC family protein, coding for MPQLRRAVLAPALASTLLLVSGCVTPWDRAPQSDALLGPDGRLKHIKPLDLRRVAVSSELEANPEPAPELPRAVVIDAGAGVVPLTIEAARAAAIENNLDVRVSLISPAIAAEQVSEEEAAFEATFRVTGVAQQTDTPTFSTLQDAQQEFQSLNPALVIPTRLGGDFTISTPFSRNQTNNPFATVDPAFTQDLEFSISQPLLRGAGRRATTAALRIAALDRDLAAARTKLEVIAQLAAVDRAYWQLYSARQEIEVRVQQRDLAIAQLERAERQLEAQRIAEIEVLRAQSGVADRAEAIIVAENQAAVRQRELKRLLNLPELPVQSETMIDLASVPDPALYEANTTTLIDGALASRMELLEVELQLAQDLVRIELGENQALPQLDLNALYRINGLGGNHGGATEVLVENEFEDWRIALTAAIPIGNEAALSRLRGLVLSRLQRISTRQSREQTIRQDVLDALDDMATSWQRVIAARERVRLATRTLRAEERQFGVGRTTSTDVLDASTRLADAQLSELSAIVDYQISQVNLAVATGTLLGQARVDLEFAPRPELGGFRYAPRADQN